The Lycium ferocissimum isolate CSIRO_LF1 chromosome 1, AGI_CSIRO_Lferr_CH_V1, whole genome shotgun sequence genome includes a region encoding these proteins:
- the LOC132046920 gene encoding protein XRI1 isoform X2 gives MNFNPESDMWKWRDSYGLGDDPDVDISDCLLSKGEDISFMFDDESTPVKSCEELTHHVSSYENNDKETQRYNESSSQVKRRRMLQFESEASDAPLCNEELSASFLNSQETDTSVEEFISEMSQWVSGFSEDMSSSGIEGLDQQSEGWVASCFNDSQMHVSPEDIMASNIQLDVTEICNTPPPEYESNVVQERPVQTRKNVVFKGRKSYMRAPTKVASSVVYPFAFVKPCGVHGDVTLKDINQRIQTPKSKTAQNSVDPSVAYPKSAFSGKPVVGKTTIQTEGGKGSITIMRTKG, from the exons atgaatttcaatCCTGAAAG TGACATGTGGAAATGGCGTGACAGTTATGGTCTCGGAGATGATCCCGATGTTG ATATATCTGATTGCTTGTTGAGCAAAGGTGAAGACATTTCCTTTATGTTTGATGATGAAAGTACTCCAGTCAAGTCTTGTGAAGAGTTGACTCACCATGTTAGCAGCTATG AAAACAATGACAAGGAAACCCAGAGATACAATGAGTCATCCTCACAAGTGAAAAGGCGCAGAATGCTACAGTTCGAATCAGAAGCATCAGATGCACCACTTTGCAATGAGGAACTATCAGCGTCATTTTTAAATTCGCAG GAGACCGACACTTCTGTTGAAGAATTCATCTCTGAAATGTCACAATGGGTTTCGGGATTTTCAG aGGACATGTCTTCATCTGGTATTGAGGGGCTGGATCAGCAATCCGAAGGATGGGTTGCTAGTTGTTTTAATGATTCTCAGATGCATGTGAGCCCTGAGGATAT CATGGCCTCTAATATTCAGCTTGATGTTACAG AGATTTGCAACACCCCGCCGCCTGAATATGAATCTAATGTGGTTCAAGAGCGCCCTGTACAGACTCGTAAAAATGTTGTTTTCAAag GTAGGAAATCATATATGCGGGCTCCTACAAAAGTTGCCTCCTCTGTTGTCTATCCATTTGCTTTTGTTAAACCGTGTGGTGTCCATGGAGATGTGACTCTGAAAGACATAAACCAGCGGATACAGACCCCAAAATCAAAGACAGCACAGAATAGTGTAGATCCTTCAGTTGCATACCCAAAGTCTGCTTTCTCTGGTAAGCCTGTTGTTGGAAAGACTACAATTCAGACAGAAGGAGGAAAAGGCAGCATTACTATAATGAGGACAAAGGGATAG
- the LOC132046920 gene encoding protein XRI1 isoform X1 — translation MNFNPESDMWKWRDSYGLGDDPDVVDISDCLLSKGEDISFMFDDESTPVKSCEELTHHVSSYENNDKETQRYNESSSQVKRRRMLQFESEASDAPLCNEELSASFLNSQETDTSVEEFISEMSQWVSGFSEDMSSSGIEGLDQQSEGWVASCFNDSQMHVSPEDIMASNIQLDVTEICNTPPPEYESNVVQERPVQTRKNVVFKGRKSYMRAPTKVASSVVYPFAFVKPCGVHGDVTLKDINQRIQTPKSKTAQNSVDPSVAYPKSAFSGKPVVGKTTIQTEGGKGSITIMRTKG, via the exons atgaatttcaatCCTGAAAG TGACATGTGGAAATGGCGTGACAGTTATGGTCTCGGAGATGATCCCGATGTTG TAGATATATCTGATTGCTTGTTGAGCAAAGGTGAAGACATTTCCTTTATGTTTGATGATGAAAGTACTCCAGTCAAGTCTTGTGAAGAGTTGACTCACCATGTTAGCAGCTATG AAAACAATGACAAGGAAACCCAGAGATACAATGAGTCATCCTCACAAGTGAAAAGGCGCAGAATGCTACAGTTCGAATCAGAAGCATCAGATGCACCACTTTGCAATGAGGAACTATCAGCGTCATTTTTAAATTCGCAG GAGACCGACACTTCTGTTGAAGAATTCATCTCTGAAATGTCACAATGGGTTTCGGGATTTTCAG aGGACATGTCTTCATCTGGTATTGAGGGGCTGGATCAGCAATCCGAAGGATGGGTTGCTAGTTGTTTTAATGATTCTCAGATGCATGTGAGCCCTGAGGATAT CATGGCCTCTAATATTCAGCTTGATGTTACAG AGATTTGCAACACCCCGCCGCCTGAATATGAATCTAATGTGGTTCAAGAGCGCCCTGTACAGACTCGTAAAAATGTTGTTTTCAAag GTAGGAAATCATATATGCGGGCTCCTACAAAAGTTGCCTCCTCTGTTGTCTATCCATTTGCTTTTGTTAAACCGTGTGGTGTCCATGGAGATGTGACTCTGAAAGACATAAACCAGCGGATACAGACCCCAAAATCAAAGACAGCACAGAATAGTGTAGATCCTTCAGTTGCATACCCAAAGTCTGCTTTCTCTGGTAAGCCTGTTGTTGGAAAGACTACAATTCAGACAGAAGGAGGAAAAGGCAGCATTACTATAATGAGGACAAAGGGATAG